The following are encoded together in the Paludisphaera mucosa genome:
- a CDS encoding M48 family metallopeptidase, whose amino-acid sequence MNDARRDFTRMGFFKTYVLPGVSIFLIPVLTLLFFLHAQALCDGRARDAILANVATSNLSPARREQAVAFAVEHPYSELIQDERFAADVDSTTRFYFATFRWMIRLSALSIVAGVAMCAVAAIGLWLSRRSQRAQYLSLAAGWQVMRIYGALQAIAQGVMVLALSFWVTALWMNFYSVKLVGAAGLVAAAGTLAVVMAIFKKPRMDMHVEGKVLAPAGSPRLWEDLGAVCEKVGTAPPDNVIVGVDSNFFVTETPVHVDGSVCRGRTLYVSLALLKQMAGAEAEAVLAHEMAHFSGDDTLYSRKISPLLARYGLYLQSLSENPIALPVYFFMNGFRALFELSRGEQSRSREFRADRIAAEATSPRDLAAALLRISAYAEFRGEIQQDLFSRKEALEAADISARIERGFHEHAMAFAADPRLGDLEPAHPFDTHPPLAQRLEAVGVPIDSQDVPSLVASPGDGRWYDAIDAAEEIERGQWREFEERFRDVHEVTLAYRLLPETDEERAIVAASFPDVEIEGKKGSLSLACDSLHYSAWPGRIAFAEVLGFVFEGQSLLVSYTRGGRHVATIPTKTFGPRQAEAIQAVQAYYGRYLSAASHCEEKPDESQADTV is encoded by the coding sequence ATGAACGACGCGCGACGCGACTTCACGAGGATGGGATTCTTCAAGACGTACGTCCTCCCAGGCGTGTCGATCTTCCTGATCCCGGTCCTGACGCTGCTCTTCTTCCTGCATGCCCAGGCCCTCTGCGACGGCCGGGCGCGCGACGCGATCCTGGCGAACGTCGCGACCTCGAACCTCTCGCCCGCCCGGCGCGAGCAGGCGGTCGCGTTCGCCGTCGAGCACCCCTACTCGGAGCTGATCCAGGACGAGCGGTTCGCGGCCGACGTCGACTCGACGACGCGGTTCTACTTCGCGACGTTCCGGTGGATGATCCGGCTGTCGGCCCTCTCGATCGTCGCGGGCGTCGCGATGTGCGCGGTCGCGGCGATCGGCCTCTGGCTCTCGCGGCGGTCGCAGCGGGCCCAGTACCTGAGCCTCGCGGCCGGCTGGCAGGTCATGCGGATCTACGGGGCGCTCCAGGCGATCGCCCAGGGGGTCATGGTCCTGGCCCTCTCGTTCTGGGTCACGGCGCTCTGGATGAACTTCTACTCCGTGAAGCTCGTCGGCGCCGCCGGGCTCGTCGCCGCGGCCGGGACGCTGGCCGTCGTCATGGCGATCTTCAAGAAGCCCCGGATGGACATGCACGTCGAGGGGAAGGTGCTCGCCCCGGCGGGTTCGCCCCGGCTCTGGGAGGACCTGGGGGCCGTCTGCGAGAAGGTCGGCACGGCCCCGCCCGACAACGTCATCGTGGGCGTCGACTCCAACTTCTTCGTCACCGAGACGCCGGTCCACGTCGACGGGTCCGTCTGTCGGGGCCGGACGCTCTACGTCAGCCTGGCGCTCCTGAAGCAGATGGCCGGCGCCGAGGCCGAGGCCGTCCTGGCGCACGAGATGGCGCACTTCAGCGGCGACGACACGCTCTATTCCCGGAAGATCTCCCCCCTGCTCGCCCGCTACGGCCTCTACCTGCAGTCGCTGAGCGAGAACCCCATCGCGCTGCCCGTCTATTTCTTCATGAACGGCTTCCGCGCGTTGTTCGAGCTGTCGCGGGGCGAGCAGAGCCGGAGCCGCGAGTTCCGCGCCGACCGCATCGCGGCCGAGGCGACGTCGCCGCGCGACCTGGCCGCCGCGCTGCTGCGGATCTCCGCGTACGCGGAGTTCCGGGGCGAGATCCAGCAGGACCTCTTCAGCCGGAAGGAAGCCCTCGAGGCCGCCGACATCTCGGCGCGGATCGAGCGGGGGTTCCACGAGCACGCGATGGCGTTCGCCGCGGATCCCCGCCTCGGCGACCTCGAGCCGGCCCACCCGTTCGACACCCACCCGCCGCTGGCGCAGCGGCTGGAGGCCGTCGGCGTGCCGATCGATTCGCAGGACGTCCCCTCGCTCGTCGCCTCGCCCGGCGACGGCCGGTGGTACGACGCCATCGACGCCGCCGAGGAGATCGAGCGCGGCCAGTGGCGGGAGTTCGAGGAGCGGTTCCGCGACGTCCACGAGGTGACGCTCGCGTACCGGCTCCTGCCCGAGACCGACGAGGAGCGGGCGATCGTCGCCGCGAGCTTCCCGGACGTCGAGATCGAGGGCAAGAAGGGCTCGCTGTCCCTCGCCTGCGACTCCCTGCACTACTCGGCCTGGCCCGGCCGGATCGCCTTCGCCGAGGTCCTCGGCTTCGTGTTCGAGGGCCAATCGCTCCTCGTCAGCTACACCCGCGGCGGCCGCCACGTGGCGACCATCCCCACCAAGACCTTCGGCCCCCGCCAGGCCGAGGCCATCCAGGCCGTCCAGGCCTACTACGGCCGCTACCTGAGCGCCGCGAGCCACTGCGAAGAGAAGCCGGACGAGTCGCAGGCCGACACGGTTTGA